One genomic segment of Alicycliphilus denitrificans K601 includes these proteins:
- a CDS encoding hybrid sensor histidine kinase/response regulator yields MIPIPTEPDTPKRPVRVLHLEDSAADHALARLTLRRAGLPHEMRHVDTLDEFARWLQQESFDLILADYRLPGFTALDAWRIAEQRPDHPPFVLLSGAIGEAAAVDAMRLGFADYLLKDDMARLPHVLLRAIEVAEARRAREQAVAELADSQQRLADLAEHLQTSIEEERAAIAREIHDDIGGALAAVRFDLAWLARHSQDDGQRTHAASATEMLQHAIDASQRLMMNLRPPVLDQGLVAAVRWLAESFERRTRVPVRVSASREAMDMPPALQLVAYRTAQEALTNVHKHAQARRVHIDLSDHEGVLTLEVSDDGRGIAPEMLQKPRSFGLRGLQERARRAGGWLDISSRPGQGTSVIMSVPLTSDGCDAGGEP; encoded by the coding sequence ATGATACCTATTCCTACCGAACCTGACACTCCGAAAAGACCCGTGCGCGTACTTCATCTTGAGGATTCGGCCGCGGACCATGCGCTGGCGCGGCTGACCCTGCGCCGCGCCGGCCTGCCGCACGAGATGCGCCACGTGGACACGCTCGACGAGTTCGCACGGTGGCTGCAGCAGGAGAGCTTCGACCTGATCCTGGCGGACTACCGCCTGCCCGGGTTCACCGCCCTCGATGCCTGGCGCATCGCGGAGCAGCGCCCGGACCACCCGCCCTTCGTGCTGCTGTCGGGCGCGATCGGCGAGGCGGCGGCGGTCGATGCCATGCGCCTGGGCTTTGCCGACTATCTGCTCAAGGACGACATGGCGCGCCTGCCGCACGTGCTGCTGCGCGCCATCGAGGTGGCCGAGGCGCGCCGCGCGCGCGAGCAGGCCGTGGCCGAGCTGGCCGATTCGCAGCAGCGCCTGGCGGACCTTGCCGAGCACCTGCAGACCTCGATCGAGGAGGAGCGCGCCGCCATCGCGCGCGAGATACACGACGACATCGGCGGCGCGCTGGCCGCGGTCCGGTTCGACCTGGCGTGGCTCGCGCGCCACAGCCAGGACGACGGCCAGCGCACGCATGCCGCCAGCGCCACCGAGATGCTGCAGCACGCCATAGACGCGAGCCAGCGCCTCATGATGAACCTGCGCCCGCCCGTGCTGGACCAGGGCCTGGTGGCCGCCGTGCGCTGGCTGGCCGAGTCGTTCGAGCGCCGCACGCGCGTGCCCGTGCGCGTGAGCGCCAGCCGCGAGGCCATGGACATGCCGCCCGCGCTGCAGCTCGTGGCCTACCGCACGGCGCAGGAGGCGCTGACCAACGTGCACAAGCACGCCCAGGCCCGGCGCGTGCACATCGACCTGTCCGACCACGAGGGCGTGCTGACGCTGGAGGTGAGCGACGACGGCCGCGGCATCGCGCCCGAGATGCTGCAAAAGCCCCGGTCCTTCGGCCTCAGGGGCCTGCAGGAGCGCGCGCGCCGCGCCGGCGGCTGGCTGGACATCAGCAGCCGGCCCGGCCAGGGCACCTCGGTGATCATGAGCGTGCCGCTAACATCGGATGGCTGTGATGCAGGAGGAGAGCCGTGA
- a CDS encoding response regulator — MIQVVLCDDHAVLRRGIRDTLTESPDICVTGEAGSYPELREVLRTAACDVLLLDLNLPGRSGLEVLASLKESHPAIKVLIVSMYPEDQYALRCLKAGAHGYANKAGDPVQLIAAVHTVMQGRKYLTPEVAQLLADSLAQPTPELPHESLSERELQTLVKIASGKRLSDIAEELMLSPKTVSVYRARVLEKLRLANNAELTVYAIRNRLV; from the coding sequence GTGATCCAAGTGGTGCTTTGCGACGACCACGCCGTACTGCGGCGCGGCATACGCGACACGCTGACCGAGTCGCCCGACATCTGCGTGACCGGCGAGGCGGGCAGCTACCCCGAGCTGCGCGAGGTGCTGCGCACGGCCGCGTGCGACGTGCTGCTGCTGGACCTGAACCTGCCCGGGCGCAGCGGCCTGGAGGTGCTGGCCAGCCTCAAGGAGTCGCACCCCGCGATCAAGGTGCTGATCGTCTCCATGTACCCCGAGGACCAGTACGCGCTGCGCTGCCTGAAGGCCGGCGCGCACGGCTACGCCAACAAGGCGGGCGACCCGGTGCAGCTCATCGCCGCCGTGCACACCGTGATGCAGGGCCGCAAGTACCTCACGCCCGAGGTCGCGCAGCTGCTGGCCGACAGCCTGGCCCAGCCCACGCCCGAGCTGCCGCACGAGTCGCTGTCGGAGCGCGAGCTGCAGACGCTGGTGAAGATCGCCTCGGGCAAGCGCCTGTCGGACATCGCCGAGGAGCTGATGCTCAGCCCCAAGACCGTGAGCGTGTACCGCGCGCGCGTGCTGGAGAAGCTGCGCCTCGCCAACAACGCGGAGCTGACGGTGTACGCGATACGCAACCGGTTGGTATGA
- the fliR gene encoding flagellar biosynthetic protein FliR: MITFSEAQIMAWLSPVLWPFLRVLALFTSAPVFSMRAIPVRVRIGLAFLVALCAQAALPGQPVIDLGGREAAGAVLQQVGVGLAIGFAVRLVFVAVELAGEVIGLQMGLNFASFFDPASNAQVSAVARFFGNIAMLLFVVVNGHLMVLMAVVKSFESFPVDGHFLQAVAQMRLHELGAAVFASGLWIALPMIALLLFVNLTLGVISRVAPQMNIYAVGFPVTLTVGMLGITATLPMLEQPMLTLLQQAIDIFQK; the protein is encoded by the coding sequence ATGATCACCTTCTCCGAGGCGCAGATCATGGCCTGGCTCTCGCCGGTGCTGTGGCCGTTCCTGCGCGTGCTGGCCCTTTTCACCTCCGCGCCGGTGTTCTCCATGCGCGCCATTCCCGTGCGCGTGCGCATCGGCCTGGCCTTCCTCGTGGCCCTGTGCGCGCAGGCGGCGCTGCCCGGGCAGCCGGTGATAGACCTGGGCGGCCGCGAGGCGGCCGGCGCGGTGCTGCAGCAGGTGGGCGTGGGCCTGGCCATAGGCTTTGCCGTGCGCCTGGTGTTCGTGGCCGTGGAGCTGGCGGGCGAGGTCATCGGCCTGCAGATGGGCCTGAACTTCGCCTCGTTCTTCGATCCCGCGAGCAACGCCCAGGTGAGCGCCGTGGCGCGCTTCTTCGGCAACATCGCCATGCTGTTGTTCGTGGTCGTCAACGGCCACCTGATGGTGCTCATGGCCGTGGTCAAGAGCTTCGAGAGCTTCCCCGTGGACGGCCACTTCCTGCAGGCCGTGGCGCAGATGCGCCTGCACGAGCTGGGCGCGGCGGTGTTCGCCAGCGGCCTGTGGATCGCGCTGCCCATGATTGCGCTGCTGCTGTTCGTCAACCTCACGCTGGGCGTCATCTCGCGCGTGGCGCCGCAGATGAACATCTACGCCGTGGGCTTCCCGGTCACGCTCACCGTGGGCATGCTGGGCATCACGGCCACGCTGCCCATGCTGGAGCAGCCCATGCTCACGCTGCTGCAGCAGGCGATCGATATCTTTCAAAAGTGA
- the fliQ gene encoding flagellar biosynthesis protein FliQ — translation MTAQFVLTMGRDALTLLLMIALPVLGVVMAVGLLVSIFQAVTQIHEATLAFVPKLIAAMVVFAIAGPWMISTLVDFLRRTIESIPSVVG, via the coding sequence ATGACCGCCCAGTTCGTCCTCACCATGGGCCGCGACGCGCTCACCCTGTTGCTCATGATCGCCCTGCCGGTGCTCGGCGTGGTGATGGCCGTGGGCCTGCTGGTGAGCATTTTCCAGGCCGTGACGCAGATCCACGAGGCCACGCTGGCCTTCGTGCCCAAGCTCATCGCGGCCATGGTAGTGTTCGCCATCGCCGGGCCGTGGATGATCTCCACGCTGGTGGACTTCCTGCGGCGCACGATCGAGTCCATCCCCTCCGTGGTCGGATGA
- the fliP gene encoding flagellar type III secretion system pore protein FliP (The bacterial flagellar biogenesis protein FliP forms a type III secretion system (T3SS)-type pore required for flagellar assembly.): MRKCIRLTAGLACLLLAGAALGQQQGGAGTLPLVVGSGAGGTSYSVPIQTLLFFTALSFLPAVLLMMTGFTRIVIVLSLLRQAIGTQQAPPNQVVVGLSLFLTLFVMGPTLDKVYQEAYVPYTTNALSFEQALAKAEAPMRGFMLKQTRQSDFALFARLAKLDEGVTAETAPLRVLVPAFVTSELKTAFQIGFMVFIPFLIIDMVVSSVLMSLGMMMLSPVLVALPFKLMLFVLADGWNLLIGSLAASFAT, encoded by the coding sequence ATGCGTAAGTGCATACGCCTGACGGCGGGCCTGGCCTGCCTGCTGCTCGCGGGCGCGGCCCTTGGGCAGCAGCAGGGCGGCGCCGGCACGCTGCCGCTCGTGGTCGGCTCGGGCGCGGGCGGGACCAGCTATTCGGTGCCGATACAGACGCTGCTGTTCTTCACCGCGCTGTCGTTCCTGCCGGCGGTGCTGCTCATGATGACGGGCTTCACGCGCATCGTCATCGTGCTGTCGCTGCTGCGCCAGGCCATAGGCACGCAGCAGGCGCCGCCCAACCAGGTGGTGGTGGGCCTGTCGCTGTTTCTCACGCTGTTCGTCATGGGGCCGACGCTGGACAAGGTGTACCAGGAGGCCTACGTGCCCTACACCACCAACGCGCTGTCGTTCGAGCAGGCGCTCGCCAAGGCCGAGGCCCCCATGCGCGGCTTCATGCTCAAGCAGACGCGCCAGTCCGACTTCGCGCTGTTCGCGCGCCTGGCCAAGCTGGACGAGGGCGTGACGGCCGAGACCGCGCCGCTGCGCGTGCTGGTGCCGGCCTTCGTGACCAGCGAGCTCAAGACGGCGTTCCAGATCGGCTTCATGGTCTTCATCCCGTTCCTGATCATCGACATGGTGGTGTCCAGCGTGCTCATGTCGCTCGGGATGATGATGCTCTCGCCGGTGCTGGTGGCGCTGCCGTTCAAGCTCATGCTGTTCGTGCTGGCCGATGGCTGGAACCTGCTCATCGGCTCGCTGGCCGCGAGCTTTGCCACGTGA
- a CDS encoding FliO/MopB family protein → MTQTLLLVVLFVAALAALPWLIRRLQQQRAGLQAGAGAGSRVLSAVAVGPQQRVVTVEVGPPQQRTLLVLGVTAQAVSCLHVLPAAAGDAASFASEMSAARAQAVRGAEGGHA, encoded by the coding sequence ATGACCCAGACGCTGCTGCTGGTCGTGCTGTTCGTGGCCGCCCTGGCGGCCCTGCCGTGGCTGATCCGCCGCCTGCAGCAGCAGCGCGCGGGCTTGCAGGCGGGCGCGGGCGCCGGTTCGCGCGTGCTCTCGGCCGTGGCCGTGGGGCCGCAGCAGCGCGTGGTCACGGTGGAGGTGGGGCCGCCGCAGCAGCGCACGCTGCTGGTGCTGGGCGTGACGGCGCAGGCGGTGAGCTGCCTGCACGTGCTGCCGGCCGCTGCGGGCGACGCGGCCTCGTTCGCATCCGAGATGTCGGCCGCGCGCGCGCAGGCGGTCCGGGGCGCAGAGGGCGGCCATGCGTAA
- the fliN gene encoding flagellar motor switch protein FliN, whose protein sequence is MSTESDHDAGQPGDGAAADDPFAGWAEALEEQKSADARTIDAEQGGPLSGEPARAFAGGGDAPVQDINMVLDIPVQLSVELGRTKVPIKYILQLAQGSVVELDALAGEPMDVLVNGYLIAQGEVVVVNDKFGIRLTDVVTPSERLRRVSRG, encoded by the coding sequence ATGTCAACTGAATCCGACCACGACGCCGGCCAGCCTGGCGACGGCGCGGCGGCGGACGATCCGTTCGCCGGCTGGGCCGAGGCGCTGGAGGAGCAAAAGAGCGCCGACGCGCGCACCATCGACGCCGAGCAGGGCGGCCCGCTCTCGGGCGAGCCCGCGCGCGCCTTCGCGGGCGGCGGCGACGCGCCGGTGCAGGACATCAACATGGTGCTGGACATCCCGGTGCAGCTGTCGGTGGAGCTGGGCCGCACCAAGGTGCCGATCAAGTACATCCTGCAGCTGGCCCAGGGTTCGGTGGTGGAGCTCGACGCGCTCGCGGGCGAGCCCATGGACGTGCTGGTCAACGGCTACCTCATCGCCCAGGGCGAGGTGGTGGTGGTCAACGACAAGTTCGGCATCCGCCTGACCGACGTGGTCACGCCGTCGGAGCGGCTGCGCCGTGTCAGCCGTGGGTAA
- the fliM gene encoding flagellar motor switch protein FliM: MSESFLSQEEVDALLEGVTGESQKTVKEEIEGGVVRDYDISSQERIVRGRMPTMEIVNERFARNFRIGLFNMIRRSPEISVGTVGVQRYNAFLRELVVPTNFNIVAIRPLRGSGLIVCEPSLLFGIIDTLYGGVGKLQTRIEGRDFSATELRVIQRLVNLICEEYKKAWQGIYPLELSYQRSEMQPQFANIATPSEIVVSTAFQLEIGDLSGAIHICMPYATLEPIRDVLYSSVQGDAIEVDRRWVKVLTREIQAAEVTLVAELARADATVEQLLAMKPGDFIELDREPRIRASIEGVPVFECQYGTHNAKYAIRIEQCLRGADAHWMGEKNVN; the protein is encoded by the coding sequence ATGAGTGAGTCCTTTCTGTCCCAGGAGGAGGTCGATGCCCTGCTGGAGGGCGTGACCGGCGAGAGCCAGAAGACCGTCAAGGAGGAGATCGAGGGCGGTGTCGTGCGCGACTACGACATCTCCAGCCAGGAGCGCATCGTGCGCGGCCGCATGCCGACGATGGAGATCGTCAACGAGCGGTTCGCGCGCAACTTCCGCATCGGCCTGTTCAACATGATCCGCCGCAGCCCCGAGATCTCCGTGGGCACGGTGGGGGTGCAGCGCTACAACGCCTTCCTGCGCGAGCTGGTGGTGCCGACCAACTTCAACATCGTCGCCATACGGCCGCTGCGCGGCAGCGGCCTGATCGTGTGCGAGCCGTCGCTGCTGTTCGGCATCATCGACACGCTCTACGGCGGCGTGGGCAAGCTCCAGACGCGCATCGAGGGGCGCGACTTCTCGGCCACCGAGCTGCGCGTGATCCAGCGCCTGGTGAACCTGATCTGCGAGGAATACAAGAAGGCCTGGCAGGGCATCTACCCGCTGGAGCTGTCCTACCAGCGCTCGGAGATGCAGCCGCAGTTCGCCAACATCGCCACGCCCAGCGAGATCGTCGTGTCCACGGCCTTCCAGCTGGAGATCGGCGACCTGTCCGGCGCCATCCACATCTGCATGCCCTATGCGACGCTGGAGCCGATCCGCGACGTGCTGTACTCGTCCGTGCAGGGCGACGCCATCGAGGTGGACCGCCGCTGGGTCAAGGTGCTCACGCGCGAGATCCAGGCCGCCGAGGTGACGCTGGTGGCCGAGCTGGCCCGCGCCGACGCCACCGTGGAGCAGCTGCTGGCCATGAAGCCGGGCGACTTCATCGAGCTCGACCGCGAGCCGCGCATACGCGCCTCCATCGAGGGCGTGCCGGTCTTCGAGTGCCAGTACGGCACGCACAACGCCAAATACGCGATACGCATCGAGCAGTGCCTGCGCGGCGCCGATGCACATTGGATGGGAGAAAAGAATGTCAACTGA
- a CDS encoding flagellar basal body-associated FliL family protein, which yields MSDTTAAPAKSKKLIIIVAVLALLLVAGGAAAWLLLAKRHAGDEEEAPARTAQVASPKTPPTFLPMENMVVNLADPGGDRFAQVGITLELADAKTAELVKTYMPSIRSSVLLLVSQRTTDELLTREGKEKLALDVRREVSRPLGFTVPKPRKRPASRDPEDEYEDDEDAPPRPRADNNPVRQVLFSSFIIQ from the coding sequence GTGTCCGATACCACTGCTGCCCCGGCCAAGAGCAAGAAACTGATCATCATCGTGGCGGTGCTGGCCCTGCTGCTGGTGGCCGGCGGCGCCGCCGCATGGCTGCTGCTGGCCAAGCGCCACGCGGGCGACGAGGAAGAGGCGCCCGCGCGCACGGCCCAGGTCGCCTCGCCCAAGACCCCGCCCACCTTCCTGCCCATGGAGAACATGGTGGTCAACCTGGCCGACCCCGGCGGCGACCGCTTCGCCCAGGTGGGCATCACGCTGGAGCTGGCGGACGCCAAGACGGCCGAGCTCGTCAAGACCTACATGCCCAGCATCCGCAGCAGCGTGCTGCTGCTGGTGTCGCAGCGCACTACCGACGAGCTGCTGACGCGCGAGGGCAAGGAGAAGCTGGCCCTCGACGTCCGCCGCGAGGTCTCGCGCCCGCTGGGCTTCACGGTCCCGAAGCCGCGCAAGCGCCCCGCCAGCCGCGACCCCGAGGACGAGTACGAGGACGACGAGGATGCGCCGCCCCGCCCCCGGGCGGACAACAACCCCGTGCGCCAGGTGCTGTTTTCCAGCTTCATCATTCAGTGA